In the Bombus pyrosoma isolate SC7728 linkage group LG15, ASM1482585v1, whole genome shotgun sequence genome, one interval contains:
- the LOC122576103 gene encoding uncharacterized protein LOC122576103, with the protein MSYSLEYASLTARRELQVRARRDKGMLPPSVLRRPSTYRSTSVPRSKGVQGATKDDARQGKGDTVEEEGYGRRRGTREERRIRGANQRRNRPFHLYAARIQLTLHLLPSFFISSHCPACLCALPYTGCSSARARITVTLVKNVHCTTWTHLCLVRSVPVTSLMKLRVLNLTRRMLRMFDEGMQELSGNWLTTWNVSRKYEQSDRHSTRARMKTQDTVVRRQRSEKWIFPPMNRC; encoded by the exons ATGTCTTACTCACTGGAGTACGCTTCTTTGACAGCACGAAGGGAACTTCAG GTCCGTGCGCGCAGAGACAAAGGAATGCTTCCTCCCTCCGTCCTCCGGCGTCCTTCCACCTACCGATCTACCTCGGTACCCCGTTCGAAGGGGGTACAAGGAGCTACGAAGGACGACGCGAGGCAAGGCAAGGGAGACACGGTAGAAGAAGAAGGGTATGGGAGGAGAAGAGGCACGcgggaagaaagaagaataagagGAGCGAACCAGAGGAGGAATAGGCCATTCCACTTATACGCTGCTCGGATTCAATTAACTCTCCACCTTCTTCCCTCCTTCTTCATCTCATCGCACTGCCCGGCGTGCCTCTGCGCCCTGccttatacagggtgttcgtCTGCACGCGCACGTATCACCGTGACCCTTGTCAAAAATGTTCATTGCACAACCTGGACACACCTTTGTCTCGTCCGAAGTGTTCCGGTGACATCGTTGATGAAACTTCGTGTCCTGAACTTGACGAGAAGAATGCTGCGAATGTTCGATGAAGGGATGCAGGAACTTTCTGGAAACTGGTTAACGACGTGGAAT GTTTCACGGAAGTATGAGCAGAGCGATCGGCACTCGACAAGAGCAAGGATGAAGACTCAGGATACGGTAGTTCGACGTCAACGGTCAGAGAAATGGATATTCCCGCCAATGAATCGGTGTTGA